In Sporosarcina psychrophila, a genomic segment contains:
- the gltB gene encoding glutamate synthase large subunit, translated as MTFHQLPKAQGMYDPTFEHDACGIGLYAHIKGNATHDIVEKGLEMLCRLDHRAGRGSDGQTGDGAGLMVQIPDVYFRVVCNEWDLPEKGAYGVGMLFFTDNNEERAGIEQKINDMIIAQGQELIGWRTVPINASVLSEKAKETVPVVRQVFIKAINATDSLAFERKLYIIRKQVEHWALQQDKKFYCASLSSQTIVYKGLLTPKEVNLFYVDLQDELFTSAFSLVHSRYSTNTFPSWERAHPNRYIVHNGEINTLRGNINWMKAREQQFVSEAFGEDLPKLLPIIDTNGSDSSMLDNAFEFFVLAGRKPAHAAMMLIPEPWTENPHITEEKKAFYSYHSSLMEPWDGPTAISFTDGKQIGAILDRNGLRPARYYVTKDDYIIFSSEVGVVDVEEENILYKERLTPGRMLLVDLEQGRIISDEEIKSDMANALPYQQWLDENLVTFTSEMEEPEQIDDLLFKQKAFGYTYEDIQKYMIPIALDGKDPIGSMGNDTPLAVLSDRPQSLFNYFKQLFAQVTNPPIDSIREHIVTSTMTLLGAEGDLLHPNRSNSERIFLDTPILTNSQFSQLNDMKSNKFRSATIDLTMSANLEIDLCHVSKQADEYIAQGIALLILSDRLLDVKQFTIPVLLAASSLHQHLLRTGNRTKVSIIVESGETREVHQFAALIGFGVDAINPYLAYATIAEAIEEGHIDSSYAVAVAKYSQGITDGVVKVMSKMGISTVQSYRGAQIFEAVGISKKVIERYFSGTVSQLGGINLETIVEEAHKRHQAAIDSTGASLDSGSDFQWRSTGEHHAFNPKTIHTLQWATRKADYGLYRQYAEMANEERIGFLRNLLTFKKDVKCIPLEEVESVDSIVKRFKTGAMSFGSLSKEAHETLAIAMNRLGGKSNSGEGGEHPSRYELDANGDNRRSAIKQIASGRFGVKSHYLVQADELQIKMAQGAKPGEGGQLPGNKVYPWVADVRGSTTGVGLISPPPHHDIYSIEDMAQLIHDLKNANRTARISVKLVAKSGVGTIAAGVAKGAADVIVISGYDGGTGASPKTSIKHTGLPWELGLAEAHQTLILNGLRDRVRLETDGKLMTGKDVVMAALLGAEEYGFATAPLIVLGCIMMRACHLDTCPVGIATQNPELRNKFTGSADYVVNFMKFVAEEVREYMALLGFRTVEEMVGRADVLEVSDRAKEHWKAKQLDLTALLYQPEGARTFKIPQNHKIEQSFDLRELLPKVEHAILSESKVELNYPIANTDRVVGTIIGSEISKLYGARGLAHDSITLRFTGAAGQSFGAFIPKGMSMYVTGDVNDYFGKGLSGGKLIVTAPIQGVAEENVIAGNVALYGATSGTAFINGRAGERFAVRNSGVDVVVEGIGDHGCEYMTGGRAVILGDVGKNFGAGMSGGIAYVLVDDLDGFKQKCNTEMIGFERIELSEEKHAIRQLIMDHYYYTKSTKAMNILDKWDENVQRFVKVVPNDYKKMLEKIADFKRDGLTDDAAAMQAFLATSVNGEIKRLALVKK; from the coding sequence ATGACATTTCATCAATTACCGAAAGCACAGGGCATGTATGATCCAACGTTTGAACATGACGCATGCGGGATAGGTTTATATGCACATATAAAAGGAAATGCAACACATGATATCGTAGAAAAAGGATTAGAAATGTTATGTCGACTTGATCACCGTGCGGGACGTGGAAGCGATGGTCAAACGGGTGATGGTGCAGGACTGATGGTACAGATACCAGATGTTTATTTTCGTGTTGTGTGTAATGAATGGGATTTGCCGGAAAAAGGAGCTTATGGCGTAGGAATGCTATTTTTTACAGACAATAATGAAGAACGTGCGGGCATTGAACAAAAAATTAACGACATGATTATTGCGCAAGGGCAAGAACTCATCGGGTGGAGAACAGTTCCAATTAACGCTAGTGTTCTAAGTGAAAAAGCAAAAGAAACAGTACCAGTCGTTCGTCAAGTATTCATCAAAGCAATAAACGCAACTGATTCACTTGCATTTGAACGTAAATTATATATCATTCGAAAACAAGTGGAGCACTGGGCACTACAACAGGATAAAAAATTCTATTGTGCAAGTCTATCAAGTCAGACAATCGTCTATAAAGGATTACTTACTCCCAAAGAGGTGAATCTTTTTTACGTGGATCTTCAAGATGAGCTATTTACATCTGCCTTTTCATTAGTACATTCTCGCTATAGTACCAATACTTTTCCAAGTTGGGAAAGAGCACATCCAAACAGATATATTGTTCATAACGGTGAAATAAATACATTACGTGGAAATATTAACTGGATGAAAGCACGGGAACAGCAATTTGTATCAGAAGCATTTGGGGAGGATCTTCCAAAACTATTGCCAATCATTGATACAAATGGGAGCGACTCTTCCATGTTAGATAATGCATTTGAATTTTTTGTACTTGCTGGTAGAAAACCAGCTCACGCTGCCATGATGTTAATACCAGAACCTTGGACAGAAAACCCTCATATAACTGAGGAGAAAAAGGCTTTCTATTCTTATCACAGCAGTTTAATGGAGCCATGGGATGGACCAACAGCTATTTCATTTACAGATGGGAAACAAATTGGAGCAATTTTAGATCGCAATGGTTTACGACCAGCTCGGTACTATGTGACAAAAGATGATTATATTATTTTCTCTTCTGAAGTAGGGGTAGTAGATGTAGAGGAAGAAAATATTTTATACAAAGAACGTTTAACCCCTGGAAGAATGCTACTTGTTGATTTAGAACAAGGTCGTATTATTTCAGACGAAGAAATTAAATCAGATATGGCAAATGCATTACCTTACCAACAATGGTTAGACGAAAATTTAGTAACTTTTACATCTGAAATGGAAGAACCAGAGCAAATAGATGATTTATTGTTCAAACAAAAAGCATTTGGCTACACATATGAAGATATTCAAAAATACATGATTCCGATTGCGTTAGATGGCAAAGACCCAATTGGATCAATGGGGAATGATACACCACTAGCCGTTTTATCAGATCGACCACAATCGTTATTTAATTATTTTAAACAGCTCTTTGCACAAGTAACAAATCCACCAATAGATTCAATTCGTGAGCATATTGTGACATCTACAATGACGCTACTTGGAGCAGAAGGAGATTTACTGCATCCAAATCGATCTAATAGCGAACGAATCTTTTTAGACACACCTATTTTAACAAATAGCCAGTTTAGCCAATTAAACGATATGAAATCAAACAAATTCCGAAGTGCAACTATAGATTTAACTATGTCTGCAAATTTAGAAATCGATTTATGCCATGTTTCTAAACAAGCGGATGAATATATAGCACAAGGAATAGCCTTGCTCATACTTTCCGACCGACTGTTGGATGTAAAGCAATTTACAATTCCAGTCCTACTAGCTGCAAGTAGCCTCCATCAACATTTACTTCGCACAGGAAATCGAACGAAGGTAAGTATTATTGTGGAATCCGGTGAAACAAGAGAAGTACATCAATTTGCTGCTCTGATTGGATTTGGGGTAGATGCGATTAATCCATATCTTGCTTATGCAACGATTGCAGAAGCAATAGAAGAAGGGCATATTGATAGTAGTTATGCAGTAGCGGTTGCGAAATATAGTCAAGGTATTACAGATGGTGTAGTGAAAGTAATGTCGAAAATGGGTATTTCAACTGTTCAAAGTTATCGCGGAGCTCAAATTTTTGAAGCAGTAGGGATTAGTAAAAAAGTGATTGAACGTTATTTTTCAGGAACTGTTTCTCAATTAGGAGGTATTAATCTAGAAACAATCGTGGAAGAAGCGCATAAAAGACATCAAGCAGCTATAGATTCCACTGGGGCTTCTTTAGATTCAGGTAGCGATTTCCAGTGGAGAAGTACTGGTGAACATCATGCATTTAATCCGAAAACAATCCACACACTTCAGTGGGCTACTCGAAAAGCGGATTACGGTTTATATAGACAATATGCAGAAATGGCAAATGAAGAGCGTATTGGATTTTTGCGTAATTTATTGACATTTAAAAAAGATGTTAAATGTATTCCACTGGAAGAAGTCGAGTCTGTAGATTCCATTGTCAAACGATTTAAAACGGGAGCGATGTCGTTTGGTTCATTAAGCAAAGAAGCCCATGAAACACTTGCTATTGCGATGAATCGCCTAGGTGGTAAAAGTAATAGTGGGGAAGGTGGAGAACATCCTAGCCGTTATGAACTAGATGCCAATGGAGATAACCGAAGAAGTGCCATTAAACAAATAGCGTCTGGTCGATTTGGAGTGAAAAGTCATTATTTAGTGCAAGCAGATGAACTGCAAATTAAAATGGCGCAAGGTGCGAAACCGGGCGAAGGTGGTCAGTTACCAGGTAATAAAGTATACCCGTGGGTAGCCGATGTTCGTGGATCGACAACTGGAGTTGGATTAATATCTCCACCTCCACATCATGATATTTATTCGATTGAAGATATGGCGCAATTAATTCATGACTTAAAAAATGCGAATAGAACTGCTCGTATTAGTGTGAAACTAGTGGCGAAATCGGGTGTTGGAACGATTGCTGCTGGGGTGGCAAAAGGTGCAGCAGATGTGATTGTCATTAGTGGATATGACGGTGGAACAGGTGCATCTCCTAAAACGAGCATTAAACATACGGGACTACCTTGGGAGCTAGGACTCGCAGAAGCGCATCAAACATTAATATTAAACGGTTTACGTGATAGAGTGAGACTGGAAACAGATGGGAAATTGATGACTGGTAAAGACGTTGTAATGGCTGCCTTACTTGGAGCTGAGGAGTATGGATTTGCAACAGCTCCATTAATCGTTTTAGGCTGTATTATGATGCGTGCGTGTCATCTAGACACTTGTCCAGTTGGAATTGCGACTCAAAATCCGGAACTTCGCAATAAATTCACAGGAAGTGCTGATTATGTTGTGAATTTTATGAAATTCGTAGCGGAAGAAGTTCGTGAGTATATGGCGTTACTTGGATTCAGAACAGTAGAAGAAATGGTAGGACGTGCGGATGTGCTAGAAGTTAGTGATCGTGCAAAAGAACATTGGAAAGCAAAACAATTGGATTTAACGGCATTGCTTTATCAGCCAGAGGGAGCACGTACGTTTAAAATTCCACAAAATCATAAAATAGAACAATCATTTGACTTACGTGAATTATTACCAAAAGTAGAACATGCTATTCTAAGTGAATCCAAAGTGGAATTGAATTATCCAATTGCAAACACGGACCGTGTAGTAGGCACGATTATTGGAAGCGAAATATCCAAACTATATGGTGCTAGAGGATTAGCCCACGATTCGATCACACTTCGATTTACCGGAGCAGCCGGGCAAAGTTTTGGTGCGTTTATACCAAAAGGGATGTCTATGTATGTAACAGGGGATGTAAATGATTATTTTGGCAAAGGATTATCTGGTGGAAAACTGATTGTCACTGCACCTATTCAAGGTGTTGCTGAAGAAAATGTTATTGCTGGAAATGTTGCGCTATACGGTGCAACAAGTGGAACTGCATTTATAAATGGACGTGCTGGAGAGCGCTTTGCAGTTCGAAATAGTGGAGTAGATGTTGTCGTAGAAGGCATTGGGGATCATGGCTGTGAATATATGACAGGTGGTCGTGCTGTCATATTAGGGGATGTTGGGAAAAATTTCGGTGCAGGAATGTCTGGCGGAATTGCGTATGTACTTGTTGATGACTTGGACGGATTCAAACAAAAATGTAACACAGAAATGATTGGATTTGAACGAATTGAATTATCAGAAGAAAAACATGCGATTCGCCAATTAATTATGGATCATTATTATTACACGAAAAGCACGAAAGCTATGAACATACTAGATAAATGGGATGAAAATGTTCAAAGATTTGTAAAGGTCGTGCCAAATGATTATAAGAAAATGCTCGAAAAAATCGCTGACTTTAAAAGGGATGGTTTAACGGATGATGCAGCTGCAATGCAAGCATTTTTAGCAACTTCCGTGAACGGAGAAATAAAGCGACTCGCGCTTGTGAAAAAATAA
- the gltD gene encoding glutamate synthase small subunit, whose protein sequence is MGKPTGFMDYKREKGKEEAPLRRIKNWGEYASKLTDEALQTQGARCMDCGTPFCHMGIEIQGATAGCPINNLIPEWNDLVYKGKWQEALERLSMTNNFPEFTGRVCPAPCEGSCTLAISDPAVSIKNIERTIIDKGFENGWIVPRIPVERTGKKIAIVGSGPAGLASADELNQAGHSVTVFERADRVGGLLMYGIPNMKLEKDVVERRIQLLQQEGIDFVLNTEIGKDISTNQLKDEFDAIILCIGAQKQRELRMEGSDSNGVHLAMDYLTFTTKSLLDSNFADGQYINTKGKDVIIIGGGDTGADCVATAIRQNCKSVVQFGKHPQLPNTRAEDNLWPTDSNIYKLEYAYEEAEAKYGKDPREYLIQTTRMVADEKGNLKELHTIHMEKILGEDGVHFFKAIPGTEKIWPVQFVFVAIGFEGAELSLPNQLGVNIVNKKIAATTKDYATNVDGVFTAGDARKGQSLIVWAIKEGQDVAKKVNEYVSKQSVIC, encoded by the coding sequence ATGGGTAAACCTACTGGATTTATGGATTATAAACGAGAAAAAGGAAAGGAAGAAGCCCCTCTCAGACGTATTAAAAATTGGGGAGAGTATGCCTCGAAGTTAACAGATGAAGCACTTCAAACACAAGGTGCAAGATGTATGGATTGTGGGACTCCTTTTTGCCATATGGGGATTGAAATACAAGGTGCGACTGCCGGTTGTCCTATTAATAACTTAATCCCTGAGTGGAATGATTTAGTGTATAAAGGAAAGTGGCAGGAAGCACTAGAAAGATTATCGATGACCAATAATTTTCCGGAATTTACTGGTCGTGTTTGTCCAGCTCCTTGCGAAGGATCTTGTACACTTGCCATTTCAGATCCAGCAGTATCGATTAAGAATATTGAGCGTACTATTATCGATAAAGGATTTGAAAATGGCTGGATAGTACCTAGAATTCCAGTAGAGCGCACAGGGAAAAAAATTGCTATAGTCGGCTCTGGACCTGCTGGACTTGCAAGCGCAGATGAGTTAAATCAAGCGGGTCATTCTGTAACTGTATTTGAACGTGCGGACCGTGTTGGTGGACTACTCATGTATGGCATTCCAAATATGAAACTAGAAAAAGATGTAGTTGAACGTCGAATTCAGTTACTCCAGCAAGAAGGAATCGATTTTGTGTTAAATACGGAAATTGGTAAAGATATTTCAACAAATCAATTAAAAGATGAATTTGATGCGATTATTTTATGTATCGGCGCACAGAAACAACGTGAACTTCGCATGGAAGGTAGCGATTCAAATGGAGTTCATCTTGCAATGGATTACTTAACTTTTACTACCAAAAGTTTGCTGGATTCTAATTTTGCTGACGGGCAATATATCAATACAAAAGGGAAAGATGTCATCATAATTGGTGGAGGAGATACGGGGGCAGACTGTGTGGCAACTGCAATTCGTCAAAACTGTAAATCAGTTGTCCAGTTCGGAAAACATCCACAGCTACCAAATACAAGAGCGGAAGACAATTTGTGGCCAACCGATTCGAATATTTACAAATTGGAATATGCTTATGAGGAAGCGGAAGCTAAATATGGCAAAGATCCTCGTGAATACTTAATCCAAACAACGAGAATGGTCGCAGATGAGAAAGGAAATTTAAAAGAGCTCCATACAATTCATATGGAAAAAATACTAGGGGAAGATGGGGTTCATTTCTTTAAAGCAATACCTGGTACAGAAAAAATTTGGCCTGTACAATTTGTGTTTGTTGCAATTGGATTTGAAGGAGCAGAGCTTTCATTACCAAATCAATTGGGCGTGAACATTGTAAACAAAAAAATTGCCGCAACAACAAAAGATTATGCAACAAATGTAGATGGCGTATTTACTGCAGGAGATGCGAGAAAAGGTCAAAGTCTTATCGTTTGGGCCATTAAAGAAGGGCAAGATGTAGCGAAAAAAGTCAATGAGTATGTAAGTAAGCAGTCAGTCATTTGCTAA